The following coding sequences lie in one Silurus meridionalis isolate SWU-2019-XX chromosome 19, ASM1480568v1, whole genome shotgun sequence genomic window:
- the rps23 gene encoding 40S ribosomal protein S23 has translation MGKCRGLRTARKLRDHRREQKWHDKQYKKAHLGTALKANPFGGASHAKGIVLEKVGVEAKQPNSAIRKCVRVQLIKNGKKITAFVPNDGCLNFIEENDEVLVAGFGRKGHAVGDIPGVRFKVVKVANVSLLALYKGKKERPRS, from the exons ATGG GTAAGTGCCGTGGATTGCGTACCGCCAGAAAGCTGCGGGATCACCGTCGTGAGCAGAAGTGGCACGACAAGCAGTATAAGAAGGCCCACCTGGGCACTGCTCTGAAGGCTAACCCCTTTGGAGGAGCTTCACACGCCAAAGGAATCGTCCTGGAGAAAGT AGGTGTTGAAGCCAAGCAGCCCAACTCTGCTATTAGGAAGTGTGTCAGGGTCCAGCTGATCAAGAACGGCAAGAAGATCACTGCTTTCGTCCCCAACGACGGCTGTCTGAACTTCATTGAG GAAAACGACGAGGTTCTGGTGGCAGGATTCGGTCGTAAGGGACACGCCGTCGGTGATATCCCTGGAGTCCGTTtcaaggtggtgaaggtggccAACGTTTCTCTCCTGGCCCTCTACAAAGGCAAGAAGGAGAGACCTAGGTCATAA
- the LOC124402378 gene encoding aerolysin-like protein encodes MSYLAPILQIGGQGGSSFNFDGTGNGATLKKIWVWAGGWQIKAIQVWLTDGRSKLFGENTGKFSEFEFGDGEHFTSLSLWGNGAGTRLGAIKFKTNRSREFFANMTDWGLKTEYPIDVGSGICMGITGRAGADIDSVAFVFINTVKSTRLINVQYPTIHSLIPKVAVEEIKSMKYHNNTGDTQEYKIETSKKISRKSSWSVNNKLEFSFKVEVKAGIPEVAEVSTGFGFTVTTENSYGLENTEEKTELLSFPVKVSPGKTVEVNITIGRATFDLPYTGKIEITCYNGSVLLFNTSGTYKGVSYTDAKVVVKDSAKGMKMLVLK; translated from the coding sequence ATGTCTTACCTGGCACCTATCCTTCAAATTGGTGGGCAAGGAGGATCTTCATTTAATTTTGATGGTACTGGAAATGGAGCCACACTGAAAAAGATCTGGGTGTGGGCTGGTGGCTGGCAGATAAAAGCCATCCAGGTTTGGCTTACTGATGGAAGGTCCAAGCTGTTTGGTGAAAACACTGGGAAGTTTTCAGAATTTGAATTTGGAGATGGAGAGCATTTCACGTCCCTTTCGCTTTGGGGGAACGGAGCTGGAACACGTCTGGGTGCCATCAAGTTCAAGACAAATCGCTCCCGCGAGTTCTTTGCAAACATGACAGACTGGGGACTTAAAACAGAATATCCTATTGATGTGGGGTCTGGGATCTGCATGGGAATCACCGGAAGAGCCGGTGCAGATATTGATTCCGTAGCCTTTGTGTTCATTAACACGGTCAAGTCTACTAGGCTAATAAATGTTCAATATCCCACAATTCATAGTCTGATACCCAAAGTGGCTGTTGAGGAAATCAAATCCATGAAATACCACAATAACACTGGTGATACTCaagaatataaaatagaaaCCTCTAAAAAAATCTCTAGAAAGTCCTCCTGGTCTGTTAACAACAAGCTTGAGTTCTCATTCAAAGTGGAAGTGAAGGCAGGAATACCAGAGGTTGCAGAAGTATCAACTGGATTTGGTTTCACAGTGACAACTGAAAATTCATATGGTTTAGAGAACACTGAGGAGAAAACTGAGCTGTTATCGTTTCCTGTCAAAGTCTCTCCAGGGAAGACTGTGGAAGTGAACATCACAATTGGTCGTGCTACATTTGATCTTCCCTACACTGGCAAAATCGAGATTACCTGCTACAATGGCAGCGTGCTGTTGTTTAACACTAGTGGAACCTACAAAGGTGTCAGTTACACTGATGCCAAAGTGGTTGTGAAAGATTCAGCAAAAGGCATGAAAATGCTAGTTCTCAAATAA
- the LOC124402379 gene encoding aerolysin-like protein produces the protein MSYLAPILQIGGQGGSSFNFDGTGNGATLKKIWVWAGGWQIKAIQVWLTDGSSKLFGEKAGKFSEFEFGDGEHFTSLSLWGNGAGTRLGAIKFKTNRSREFFANMTDWGLKTEYPIDVGSGICMGITGRAGADIDSVAFVFINTVKSTRLINVQYPTIHSLIPKVAVEEIKSMKYHNNTGDTQEYKIETSKTISRKSSWSVNNKLEFSFKVEVKAGIPEVAEVSTGFGFTVTTENSYGLENAEEKTELLSFPVKVSPGKTVEVNITIGRATFDLPYTGKIEITCYNGSVLLFNTSGTYKGVSYTDAKVVVKESAKGM, from the coding sequence ATGTCTTACCTGGCACCTATCCTTCAAATTGGTGGGCAAGGAGGATCTTCATTTAATTTTGATGGTACTGGAAATGGAGCCACACTGAAAAAGATCTGGGTGTGGGCTGGTGGCTGGCAGATAAAAGCCATCCAGGTTTGGCTTACTGATGGAAGTTCCAAGCTGTTTGGTGAAAAAGCTGGGAAGTTTTCAGAATTTGAATTTGGAGATGGAGAGCATTTCACGTCCCTTTCGCTTTGGGGGAACGGAGCTGGAACACGTCTGGGTGCCATCAAGTTTAAGACAAATCGCTCCCGCGAGTTCTTTGCAAACATGACAGACTGGGGACTTAAAACAGAATATCCTATTGATGTGGGGTCTGGGATCTGCATGGGAATCACCGGAAGAGCCGGTGCAGATATTGATTCCGTAGCCTTTGTGTTCATTAACACGGTCAAGTCTACTAGGCTAATAAATGTTCAATATCCCACAATTCATAGTCTGATACCCAAAGTTGCTGTTGAGGAAATCAAATCCATGAAATACCACAATAACACTGGTGATACTCaagaatataaaatagaaaCCTCTAAAACTATCTCTAGAAAGTCCTCCTGGTCTGTTAACAACAAGCTTGAGTTCTCATTCAAAGTGGAAGTGAAGGCAGGAATACCAGAGGTTGCAGAAGTATCAACTGGATTTGGTTTCACAGTGACAACTGAAAATTCATATGGTTTAGAGAACGCTGAGGAGAAAACTGAGCTGTTATCGTTTCCTGTCAAAGTCTCTCCAGGGAAGACTGTGGAAGTGAACATCACAATTGGTCGTGCTACATTTGATCTTCCCTACACTGGCAAAATCGAGATTACCTGCTACAATGGCAGCGTGCTGTTGTTTAACACTAGTGGAACCTACAAAGGTGTCAGTTACACTGATGCCAAAGTGGTTGTGAAAGAATCAGCAAAAGGCATGTAA